ATTGCTATATTATTTATAATGAAGAAGAAGATTACATTGAAAGTGTAAAAGGCAATGAAGGGATATTGCCGTTTGATGTGCCTCTTAGCGTGTTGCTGTCTCTCCATTCTACCACTTACGAGGAACTTCATAGTGCTTATAAATGACCCTGGCATTGCTAAAAATGTAAGCTGCATTGTCAAGATGTACATCCCATGGTAGATCAGTTGGGACATTGCAATCTTTATGCCCTTCTTGCTTACTGCGGCTATAGCTGTGAAGAAGCCGAACACCATGCAATTTATTGACAGCCACAGAAAGTACATTGAGATCACAAAGCTCAGCCATGAGCGATGAGATCTGGAGGCCCTCCCATATACCAGCAGTATTGTCGCCACAACTGAAGTAACCATGGAGATGGTGTCTAGAATCAGGAAAGCGTTATACATGGGGTCACCCGCTAGATTCGCTTTCCCATCATCTCCATATGATCCAGGAACATTGAATGCTGCGGCAAAGGCAATCGTTGCTATAAGTGTTGAAacaacagcgagattttttgatgTATTGTCTCTCCATTTCATGATGTCTTGAGCATTCCATTTCTCTATAAGATCTTGCCTTTGTGGTTGAAACTGTGCTCCTGACTCATGCAACTTTACTACTAAACTTACCTGCATAACACAATTCCTTAGCCTATTTCTTAGTGGACTGAATTGAATTACGATCACAaggaatatttttattttgcataTGGATGAGATGTAGAGAGACAATTACCATTGAGTGGAAACCTTTACATCTTTTTATGATGTCAGATGGTGTGTGGCCTGCATTGTTCATGATGTTGGCATGTACCTCTCCACTTGATAATAGCTTAGAAACAACCTTGCATTCCTCTACAACGACAGCTAAATGGAGCGGCGTGTTCCCCTCTTTGTCTTGGGCATTCAAAAGATGCTTAAGCATGCTGTTCTTTACAGCGTATGAGATGATGGAAGAATGGCCCTTCATAGCTGCTGCATGTAGAAAGCTTTGGCCTTGGTTGTCACAAATGTCTGCAGAAGCAGGGGAGAACTGCAGCAACATGCGAACTGTTTCTGTATGGCCCATTAGTGCTGCAATGTGTAGAGGTGAAAGGCCCTTGTTGTCTTGGATGTTTGTAGCGCTACGTGGCAAATGAGTTAGGATTGCTTGGATGATGGAACAATCCCCGTCAGATGAAGCGAAATGTAGTGGAGTGCTCTTACTGCTGTCAACCTTAGTAGCAAGTGTTGGTTTCCACTGTAGTAGCAATGAAACCATTTCTACAATTGTTTAACAACGGAAATGATTAGTACATCTTTGGCCTCTCTGGCCTGTATCACCAGGGACACAGCCAATAAGCATTTTTACAAATGATTGGAGACTTTGATAATTATGTTCTATCATGTAATATATACTTACTtcaaaaaattgtaaaaaaaattgaagcaaATGAATGGCAGCACATACAAATAATTTTGATGTAATACTTCAAAGCTGAAGTTCATGCTTTCCATTCCCAGCTTCCAGTATCCCGTGTTAGAGCCTTATGCCCATTCCttttccatatattttttttattcagttGCTTGCATCTAAGTGCCCattgagaagaagaagaagaagaagaaagaagagttGTACTGACTAGAGCCATATCAAGTTTGGGTCACTACTAGACCACATTCACCTTCTGCTTAGTTGGGCCTATCAACTTTTAATCATATGTGGTCAACTCCAACAAC
The nucleotide sequence above comes from Oryza glaberrima chromosome 11, OglaRS2, whole genome shotgun sequence. Encoded proteins:
- the LOC127755693 gene encoding ankyrin repeat-containing protein At5g02620-like, whose amino-acid sequence is MEITPAGCDHEIPEHLFMCSRLYIAAFRGYTDEVFSLLAGSSGAAVEPANSRPSPAAQEHANHHGGCSIREVTAERSTLLHIAAGEGHGELIAELCSHDSSLLSSSSSSGNTPLHCAARAGHAGAVRGIVRLARANVEEDRLRAMLRGMNATGDTALHLAARHGHGEAVEELMEVAPETALELNGGGVSPLYLAVMSRSVRAVRAILSCRDASAAGPSSQNALHAAVLQSSEMVSLLLQWKPTLATKVDSSKSTPLHFASSDGDCSIIQAILTHLPRSATNIQDNKGLSPLHIAALMGHTETVRMLLQFSPASADICDNQGQSFLHAAAMKGHSSIISYAVKNSMLKHLLNAQDKEGNTPLHLAVVVEECKVVSKLLSSGEVHANIMNNAGHTPSDIIKRCKGFHSMVSLVVKLHESGAQFQPQRQDLIEKWNAQDIMKWRDNTSKNLAVVSTLIATIAFAAAFNVPGSYGDDGKANLAGDPMYNAFLILDTISMVTSVVATILLVYGRASRSHRSWLSFVISMYFLWLSINCMVFGFFTAIAAVSKKGIKIAMSQLIYHGMYILTMQLTFLAMPGSFISTMKFLVSGRMERQQHAKRHIKRQYPFIAFYTFNVIFFFIINNIAMLTFDATRALSF